From Cricetulus griseus strain 17A/GY chromosome 1 unlocalized genomic scaffold, alternate assembly CriGri-PICRH-1.0 chr1_0, whole genome shotgun sequence, a single genomic window includes:
- the LOC100765246 gene encoding antigen-presenting glycoprotein CD1d1-like isoform X2: MRYLTCLLLWVFPRVWGQWEDQLKNYPLRCLQISSFPNSSSFRTDGLAWLGDVQTHSWRNASTVSFLKPWSHGKLSDQQWQTLEHILQVYRTSFTRDIQELVKMLPIIHYPIEMQVSAGCEVHSGNTSENFFNVASQGQHILSFQGTSFQKAPDAPPWTELAIKVLNTDQGTRETIQQLLNDTCPQVLYGLLEAGKAELDKQEKPVAWLSSVLSPRHGHLQLVCHVSGFYPQPVWVMWTQGEQEQNSTQRGDILPNADGTWYLRATLDVEAGEEAGLACRVKHSSLGGQDIILYWDGRHSSYVVFIILAVLILVVGLGLGFVFISRNRCSYRSIR, translated from the exons ATGCGGTACTTAACGTGCCTGTTGCTTTGGGTGTTCCCGCGAGTCTGGGGGCAATGGGAAG ACCAGCTAAAGAATTACCCATTGCGCTGCCTGCAGATCTCTTCCTTCCCAAACAGTAGCAGCTTTCGCACAGATGGCTTGGCCTGGCTGGGGGATGTGCAAACGCACAGTTGGAGAAATGCCTCTACCGTTAGCTTCCTGAAGCCTTGGTCCCACGGCAAGCTCAGTGACCAACAGTGGCAGACGTTGGAGCATATATTACAAGTTTATCGAACCAGCTTTACCAGGGACATACAGGAATTAGTCAAAATGTTGCCTATCATTCACT ATCCCATTGAGATGCAGGTGTCTGCTGGGTGTGAAGTGCACTCTGGAAACACTTCAGAAAATTTTTTCAACGTAGCATCTCAAGGACAACATATCCTGAGTTTTCAGGGAACTTCCTTTCAGAAGGCCCCAGATGCCCCACCTTGGACAGAGTTGGCCATTAAAGTGCTCAACACTGATCAAGGGACCAGGGAAACGATCCAGCAGCTTCTGAATGACACCTGCCCCCAGGTTCTCTATGGCCTCCTAGAAGCTGGGAAAGCAGAACTGGACAAGCAAG agaaacctgtggcCTGGTTGTCAAGTGTCCTCAGCCCTAGACATGGCCATTTGCAGTTGGTGTGCCATGTCTCCGGCTTCTACCCACAGCCTGTGTGGGTGATGTGGACTCAGGGTGAGCAGGAGCAAAACAGTACTCAGAGAGGTGACATCCTTCCCAATGCTGATGGGACATGGTATCTCCGAGCTACCCTggatgtggaggctggagaggaggCTGGCCTTGCCTGCCGGGTGAAACACAGCAGTCTAGGAGGGCAGGATATCATCCTCTATTGGG ATGGCAGACATTCTTCATATGTGGTTTTCATCATCCTGGCAGTCCTAATACTTGTGGTAGGCCTTGGGCTCGGTTTTGTGTTCATCTCCAGGAATCGGTG CTCCTATCGAAGCATCCGGTAG
- the LOC100765246 gene encoding antigen-presenting glycoprotein CD1d-like isoform X1 yields the protein MRYLTCLLLWVFPRVWGQWEDQLKNYPLRCLQISSFPNSSSFRTDGLAWLGDVQTHSWRNASTVSFLKPWSHGKLSDQQWQTLEHILQVYRTSFTRDIQELVKMLPIIHYPIEMQVSAGCEVHSGNTSENFFNVASQGQHILSFQGTSFQKAPDAPPWTELAIKVLNTDQGTRETIQQLLNDTCPQVLYGLLEAGKAELDKQEKPVAWLSSVLSPRHGHLQLVCHVSGFYPQPVWVMWTQGEQEQNSTQRGDILPNADGTWYLRATLDVEAGEEAGLACRVKHSSLGGQDIILYWADGRHSSYVVFIILAVLILVVGLGLGFVFISRNRCSYRSIR from the exons ATGCGGTACTTAACGTGCCTGTTGCTTTGGGTGTTCCCGCGAGTCTGGGGGCAATGGGAAG ACCAGCTAAAGAATTACCCATTGCGCTGCCTGCAGATCTCTTCCTTCCCAAACAGTAGCAGCTTTCGCACAGATGGCTTGGCCTGGCTGGGGGATGTGCAAACGCACAGTTGGAGAAATGCCTCTACCGTTAGCTTCCTGAAGCCTTGGTCCCACGGCAAGCTCAGTGACCAACAGTGGCAGACGTTGGAGCATATATTACAAGTTTATCGAACCAGCTTTACCAGGGACATACAGGAATTAGTCAAAATGTTGCCTATCATTCACT ATCCCATTGAGATGCAGGTGTCTGCTGGGTGTGAAGTGCACTCTGGAAACACTTCAGAAAATTTTTTCAACGTAGCATCTCAAGGACAACATATCCTGAGTTTTCAGGGAACTTCCTTTCAGAAGGCCCCAGATGCCCCACCTTGGACAGAGTTGGCCATTAAAGTGCTCAACACTGATCAAGGGACCAGGGAAACGATCCAGCAGCTTCTGAATGACACCTGCCCCCAGGTTCTCTATGGCCTCCTAGAAGCTGGGAAAGCAGAACTGGACAAGCAAG agaaacctgtggcCTGGTTGTCAAGTGTCCTCAGCCCTAGACATGGCCATTTGCAGTTGGTGTGCCATGTCTCCGGCTTCTACCCACAGCCTGTGTGGGTGATGTGGACTCAGGGTGAGCAGGAGCAAAACAGTACTCAGAGAGGTGACATCCTTCCCAATGCTGATGGGACATGGTATCTCCGAGCTACCCTggatgtggaggctggagaggaggCTGGCCTTGCCTGCCGGGTGAAACACAGCAGTCTAGGAGGGCAGGATATCATCCTCTATTGGG CAGATGGCAGACATTCTTCATATGTGGTTTTCATCATCCTGGCAGTCCTAATACTTGTGGTAGGCCTTGGGCTCGGTTTTGTGTTCATCTCCAGGAATCGGTG CTCCTATCGAAGCATCCGGTAG
- the LOC100765246 gene encoding antigen-presenting glycoprotein CD1d-like isoform X3, whose product MRYLTCLLLWVFPRVWGQWEDPIEMQVSAGCEVHSGNTSENFFNVASQGQHILSFQGTSFQKAPDAPPWTELAIKVLNTDQGTRETIQQLLNDTCPQVLYGLLEAGKAELDKQEKPVAWLSSVLSPRHGHLQLVCHVSGFYPQPVWVMWTQGEQEQNSTQRGDILPNADGTWYLRATLDVEAGEEAGLACRVKHSSLGGQDIILYWADGRHSSYVVFIILAVLILVVGLGLGFVFISRNRCSYRSIR is encoded by the exons ATGCGGTACTTAACGTGCCTGTTGCTTTGGGTGTTCCCGCGAGTCTGGGGGCAATGGGAAG ATCCCATTGAGATGCAGGTGTCTGCTGGGTGTGAAGTGCACTCTGGAAACACTTCAGAAAATTTTTTCAACGTAGCATCTCAAGGACAACATATCCTGAGTTTTCAGGGAACTTCCTTTCAGAAGGCCCCAGATGCCCCACCTTGGACAGAGTTGGCCATTAAAGTGCTCAACACTGATCAAGGGACCAGGGAAACGATCCAGCAGCTTCTGAATGACACCTGCCCCCAGGTTCTCTATGGCCTCCTAGAAGCTGGGAAAGCAGAACTGGACAAGCAAG agaaacctgtggcCTGGTTGTCAAGTGTCCTCAGCCCTAGACATGGCCATTTGCAGTTGGTGTGCCATGTCTCCGGCTTCTACCCACAGCCTGTGTGGGTGATGTGGACTCAGGGTGAGCAGGAGCAAAACAGTACTCAGAGAGGTGACATCCTTCCCAATGCTGATGGGACATGGTATCTCCGAGCTACCCTggatgtggaggctggagaggaggCTGGCCTTGCCTGCCGGGTGAAACACAGCAGTCTAGGAGGGCAGGATATCATCCTCTATTGGG CAGATGGCAGACATTCTTCATATGTGGTTTTCATCATCCTGGCAGTCCTAATACTTGTGGTAGGCCTTGGGCTCGGTTTTGTGTTCATCTCCAGGAATCGGTG CTCCTATCGAAGCATCCGGTAG